The Pedobacter roseus genome contains a region encoding:
- a CDS encoding M14 family metallopeptidase, with translation MKRLLTFCLISLISISFVKAQLKSPDDFLGYPLGSHFTPHHKVAEYFRQTAAAAPKNIKLIEYGKTNEGRPLMVAIVSAVENIDRLEQIRNNNLALTTGTNNSVDLTKQPTLLWLSYNVHGNEANSTETAMKMIYTLVSGTNKPATEWLKNTVVIIDPCLNPDGRDRYVNYFNSVVGKTPNSDPSSREHIEPWPGGRPNHYYFDLNRDWAWQTQIESQQRLALYNQWMPQVHVDFHEQGYNEPYYFAPAAEPVHQDITPWQKSFQVVVGKNNAKYFDAEGWQYFTKERFDLLYPSYGDTYPLYNGSIGMTYEQGGIRAGLSVVTNDGDTLTLKDRIAHHFTTGMSTLEVTSLNHNKLLEEYKKYFQQEMASAPGIYKSYIIKPTNLSRLKKLAELLTKNKIEFAYGGDKTGRAYDYDTQKEENFSIGRNDLIVNVQQPRAVLANVLLEPQTFVTDSNTYDITAWALPYVYGLKGYASKESIKGKFSSLEETKLVNTEVDKPLAWLFSWGTSEDAHVLIALQKEGIKVRQADQPFSVNGKDYPAGTLIVLRAENERLAKGVKDKIAFVAKMLDKPIQAVSSGFVEKGKDFGSNVYPLLKQPKIAIVSGMEVSSLAFGEAWFYLEHDLNLSPSIINAKEINNLDINKINTLILPDGSYTPFIGDGLTAWLNKGGKLILMEDAIESVLEKKGFDIKKKEAAVKKDEKPEANKLLFKDKDRDDFETTIPGAIYKINLDATHPFSYGLGKFYYSLKTDRKIYEPFAKGWNVGLINDKSLMAGVVGKKAREELKTGLLIGVQDFGRGQVVYLANDPLFRNFWEGGKTLFGNIVFCSY, from the coding sequence AACGAATGAGGGCAGGCCGTTAATGGTAGCAATTGTTTCTGCTGTAGAAAATATAGATAGACTGGAACAGATCAGAAATAATAACCTTGCTTTAACTACAGGTACCAATAACAGTGTTGATTTAACTAAACAGCCAACTCTACTTTGGTTGAGTTACAATGTACATGGTAACGAGGCTAATTCAACCGAAACGGCAATGAAAATGATTTATACGCTTGTATCGGGTACGAATAAGCCAGCTACCGAGTGGTTAAAAAATACGGTTGTGATCATCGATCCCTGCTTAAACCCGGATGGAAGAGACCGTTATGTAAATTATTTTAACAGTGTAGTGGGCAAAACACCCAATTCAGACCCCTCTTCCAGAGAACATATCGAACCATGGCCGGGTGGTAGACCGAATCATTATTATTTCGATTTAAACCGCGACTGGGCCTGGCAAACGCAGATCGAAAGTCAGCAAAGGTTGGCTTTGTATAACCAGTGGATGCCCCAGGTGCATGTCGATTTTCATGAGCAGGGCTACAACGAGCCTTATTATTTTGCGCCAGCGGCAGAGCCGGTACATCAGGATATTACGCCATGGCAAAAAAGTTTTCAGGTGGTCGTAGGAAAAAACAATGCTAAATATTTTGATGCAGAAGGTTGGCAATATTTTACCAAAGAACGTTTCGATCTGCTTTATCCTTCTTACGGCGATACCTACCCCCTATATAACGGATCAATTGGTATGACTTACGAGCAGGGCGGAATCAGAGCCGGATTATCGGTGGTAACCAATGATGGCGATACCTTAACCTTAAAGGATCGTATTGCGCACCACTTTACTACAGGGATGTCGACCCTCGAAGTAACTTCTTTAAACCACAACAAGCTTTTAGAGGAGTATAAAAAATATTTTCAGCAGGAAATGGCTAGCGCCCCGGGTATTTATAAAAGTTATATCATTAAGCCAACCAACCTGTCACGATTGAAAAAACTGGCTGAACTCTTAACCAAAAATAAGATCGAATTTGCTTATGGCGGAGATAAAACCGGAAGGGCTTATGACTATGATACCCAAAAGGAAGAAAACTTTTCCATTGGCCGGAACGACTTAATTGTGAATGTTCAACAGCCAAGGGCTGTTTTAGCTAATGTTTTATTAGAGCCGCAAACCTTTGTAACCGACTCCAATACTTATGATATTACGGCCTGGGCCCTGCCCTATGTGTATGGTTTAAAAGGTTATGCCAGTAAAGAAAGCATCAAGGGCAAGTTTTCTTCATTAGAGGAAACCAAGTTGGTAAATACAGAAGTAGATAAACCCCTGGCATGGCTGTTTAGCTGGGGAACCAGTGAAGATGCCCATGTTTTAATCGCATTGCAAAAAGAAGGGATAAAAGTAAGGCAGGCCGATCAGCCCTTTTCGGTGAACGGTAAAGATTACCCCGCGGGAACTCTGATTGTATTAAGGGCAGAAAACGAACGCCTGGCTAAAGGCGTAAAAGATAAGATTGCTTTTGTTGCCAAAATGCTCGATAAACCCATTCAGGCGGTAAGCAGTGGTTTTGTAGAAAAAGGTAAGGATTTTGGCTCTAATGTTTATCCATTATTAAAGCAGCCAAAAATAGCCATTGTATCAGGCATGGAGGTTTCATCCCTGGCTTTTGGCGAAGCCTGGTTTTACCTGGAGCATGATTTAAACCTTTCGCCGAGCATTATCAATGCTAAAGAAATCAACAATTTAGACATTAATAAAATCAATACACTTATCCTGCCTGATGGAAGCTATACTCCTTTTATTGGCGATGGCTTAACTGCCTGGTTGAACAAAGGCGGTAAACTGATTTTAATGGAGGATGCCATTGAAAGTGTATTGGAAAAAAAAGGATTTGATATTAAAAAGAAAGAAGCTGCGGTAAAAAAAGACGAAAAACCCGAAGCGAACAAACTGCTTTTTAAAGATAAAGACAGGGATGATTTCGAAACCACCATACCGGGAGCCATTTATAAGATTAACCTTGATGCTACCCACCCTTTCTCTTATGGCCTGGGCAAATTTTATTACAGTTTAAAAACCGACCGTAAGATTTACGAACCTTTTGCTAAAGGCTGGAATGTAGGATTAATTAATGATAAAAGTTTAATGGCTGGTGTAGTGGGTAAAAAAGCCCGCGAAGAGCTTAAAACCGGATTACTCATTGGTGTGCAAGATTTTGGCCGCGGACAGGTGGTTTACCTCGCTAATGATCCGTTATTCAGAAATTTTTGGGAAGGAGGCAAAACGCTTTTCGGGAATATTGTGTTTTGTAGCTATTAA